Proteins encoded together in one Petrotoga mexicana DSM 14811 window:
- a CDS encoding class I fructose-bisphosphate aldolase: MGIKELRLSRVLNPESGKSVIIPIDHGLVMGNVSGLQNPVKTLEKLINIGIDGTLISPGIAKITTDLFTSKDAPGRILTMDLPLPSTIPGGSGDTIGHKLIADIQFAIRYDFDVVKVLLPWGEKENIQMESIEVVEKVANECDKWNIPLMVEPVLWGNSIPKEKKNDPELIEHASRMALEFGADILKIPYTGDETEFKELVNNLKVPVFVLGGPKMDNIEGVIKVAKESIEAGAKGIVFGRNVWQNPKMESLIMGLKEIVHKNANVEEVIKKYNLA; this comes from the coding sequence ATGGGCATAAAAGAGTTGAGACTCTCGCGTGTTTTGAATCCAGAAAGCGGAAAATCAGTTATTATTCCCATAGATCACGGGCTCGTGATGGGAAATGTTTCGGGACTACAAAATCCTGTTAAAACTTTGGAAAAGCTAATAAATATAGGAATAGATGGAACGTTGATAAGCCCAGGTATAGCAAAGATAACAACTGATCTTTTTACTTCAAAAGATGCTCCTGGTAGAATTTTAACTATGGATTTACCCCTACCTTCGACGATTCCCGGAGGTAGTGGCGATACGATTGGTCATAAACTAATAGCTGACATTCAATTTGCCATAAGATATGATTTTGATGTAGTCAAAGTCTTACTACCTTGGGGAGAAAAAGAAAATATCCAGATGGAGAGTATAGAAGTTGTGGAAAAGGTAGCCAATGAGTGCGACAAATGGAATATACCGCTCATGGTTGAACCTGTCTTATGGGGTAATAGCATACCAAAAGAGAAGAAGAATGATCCTGAGCTTATAGAACATGCCTCACGAATGGCACTTGAATTTGGAGCAGATATATTGAAGATTCCATATACAGGCGATGAAACTGAATTTAAAGAATTAGTTAATAATTTAAAAGTACCCGTTTTTGTTCTTGGTGGTCCTAAGATGGATAATATAGAAGGTGTTATTAAGGTAGCAAAAGAATCCATCGAGGCAGGAGCAAAAGGAATAGTATTCGGAAGAAATGTTTGGCAAAATCCCAAAATGGAATCTCTCATCATGGGATTAAAAGAAATAGTCCATAAAAATGCCAATGTTGAAGAAGTAATCAAAAAATATAACCTTGCATAG
- a CDS encoding carbohydrate kinase family protein, producing the protein MERKGITIGGIIVFDYIKIVDTYPKVGRLANILNIEYSVGGAVPNTLIDLAKMDKNLSLQAIGVVGNDKLGEYVLKILKENNINTEMVFQQNEVGTSFTDDMIVESTGERTFFHYRGANSLLDITHFDFDRINSKILHVGYPLLLEKLDSSDPDYGTVLAKTLATAQQKGIKTSLDLVSENSDRYSKIIPPSLKYTDYCTINEIEASLTTNIPIRDTEDKLIVDNIEPVCFKLKEMGVKQWVIVHSPEGAFALDETNNFYIQPSFDLPEGYIKGTVGAGDAFCAGVLYSINKGWDISKALKVGTATATACLSKSGTTNGVKNIEIMMRLYREINVKS; encoded by the coding sequence ATGGAAAGAAAAGGAATCACAATTGGAGGAATAATAGTTTTTGACTATATCAAAATTGTTGATACTTATCCAAAAGTAGGACGTTTAGCCAATATTTTAAACATAGAGTATTCTGTGGGGGGAGCTGTTCCCAATACTTTAATAGACTTAGCAAAGATGGATAAAAATTTATCCCTTCAAGCGATTGGGGTAGTTGGGAATGACAAGCTGGGAGAATACGTTTTAAAAATACTAAAAGAAAATAATATAAATACAGAAATGGTTTTTCAACAAAATGAGGTAGGGACTTCTTTCACCGACGATATGATCGTTGAATCAACAGGGGAAAGGACATTCTTTCACTATCGAGGTGCAAACTCTCTACTTGATATTACTCATTTTGACTTTGATAGAATTAACTCTAAAATATTACATGTTGGATATCCTTTATTATTAGAGAAACTCGACTCATCAGATCCCGACTATGGAACTGTTTTGGCAAAAACGTTAGCAACGGCTCAACAAAAAGGAATAAAAACATCCTTAGACTTGGTAAGTGAAAATTCTGATAGGTATTCTAAAATTATTCCACCTTCTTTAAAGTACACAGATTATTGTACTATCAACGAAATAGAAGCCTCTTTAACAACCAACATACCAATAAGGGACACAGAAGATAAATTGATCGTTGATAACATCGAACCCGTATGCTTCAAATTAAAAGAAATGGGAGTTAAGCAATGGGTGATAGTCCACTCTCCTGAAGGAGCTTTTGCACTAGATGAAACAAACAATTTTTATATACAACCTTCTTTTGATCTACCTGAAGGTTATATAAAAGGGACAGTAGGAGCAGGGGATGCATTCTGTGCGGGAGTATTATATTCTATCAATAAAGGATGGGATATATCAAAAGCTTTAAAAGTTGGAACAGCCACTGCTACAGCTTGCCTTTCAAAAAGTGGAACAACAAATGGCGTGAAGAATATAGAAATCATGATGAGACTGTATAGAGAGATAAATGTAAAAAGTTAA
- a CDS encoding L-ribulose-5-phosphate 4-epimerase — MYEDLKKELYKAHMNLEKYRLVAYTSGNVSVKVNNHVIIKPSGIPYDELKVEDMVVLDMEGNTVEGKLKPSVDSATHLYLYKNLPEVGSIIHTHSPYASAFALLSQPIPVYSTAHADVFGVQVPVSNYAPVGSEAIGKAVIEVVNQAKAVLLSKHGVIVMGKDINETIRKAIFLEEVAQTAYLARTIGNPEPLDEKEAKRLYEFHHSNYGQK, encoded by the coding sequence ATGTACGAAGATTTGAAAAAAGAACTATACAAAGCGCACATGAATCTTGAAAAATACAGATTAGTTGCCTACACCAGTGGAAATGTCAGTGTAAAAGTAAACAATCACGTAATAATCAAACCCTCTGGAATACCATATGATGAATTGAAAGTCGAAGATATGGTAGTTCTGGACATGGAAGGAAACACAGTAGAAGGCAAACTAAAACCGTCTGTCGATTCTGCTACCCACCTTTACCTTTACAAAAACTTACCTGAGGTAGGGAGTATCATTCATACTCACTCACCTTACGCTTCTGCTTTTGCGTTGCTATCACAGCCAATACCTGTTTACAGCACTGCACATGCGGATGTTTTTGGGGTGCAAGTACCTGTTTCAAACTATGCACCTGTAGGCTCTGAGGCAATTGGTAAAGCTGTGATTGAAGTTGTTAATCAAGCAAAAGCAGTTCTTTTAAGTAAACATGGGGTAATAGTCATGGGAAAAGATATCAATGAGACTATAAGAAAAGCAATTTTCTTGGAAGAGGTTGCACAAACAGCCTATCTTGCTAGGACTATTGGAAATCCAGAACCTTTGGATGAAAAAGAAGCAAAACGACTATATGAATTTCATCATAGTAACTACGGTCAAAAATGA
- a CDS encoding FGGY-family carbohydrate kinase has product MYLIGTDIGTTGTKTVILDEKGNLISKASKTYKVNTPKASWAEQNADVWVDAFIQTLKESVEMANINPSEIAGISLSGLYGGAGVPVDKDMNPLYPCLIWMDRRASKETQWVKENVSQDKLFEITGNYVDSYFGFTKIMWIKNNLPDVWKNTYKFISPKDYVIYKLTGELSTDYSSAGNLGGVFDIRTKNWSEEMGKILGISIDKLPEKILRSKDIAGYLKQDMAKLTGLKEGTPIISGGIDAPMAQLSAGVLNEGEHVFMAGTSTCWGTLLYDKKPTTPQLVNYPYVVDEDHLLYTFGGSATTGALVNWFIDEFGQMEKTFGEQSGYSPYELLEMKAKKVPLGSEGLLALPYFMGERSPIWDPDARGVIFGITLYHKKPHIYRALMESAAFSLRHNMQTAKESGIKLNPDCWIVGGVANSDLWTKIFADVTGYNMIKLSDNIEAPLGDAFLVGLGTGIFKKPEEIKNWIKIETTVNTNKDSFDKYEEYYKLFLELYNNTKEIMHKIAKL; this is encoded by the coding sequence ATGTACTTAATAGGTACGGATATAGGAACTACTGGGACAAAAACTGTCATTTTAGATGAAAAAGGAAATCTAATCTCAAAAGCAAGCAAGACCTATAAAGTGAACACACCAAAGGCTTCATGGGCAGAACAAAATGCTGATGTATGGGTAGATGCCTTCATTCAAACCTTGAAAGAAAGCGTAGAAATGGCTAATATAAACCCTTCTGAGATAGCGGGAATATCTTTAAGTGGCTTATACGGTGGCGCTGGTGTACCTGTAGATAAAGATATGAACCCTTTGTACCCTTGCCTTATTTGGATGGATCGAAGGGCATCAAAAGAAACCCAGTGGGTTAAAGAGAATGTATCACAAGATAAACTGTTTGAAATAACAGGAAATTATGTTGATTCTTATTTTGGTTTCACCAAGATAATGTGGATAAAAAATAACTTACCTGATGTTTGGAAAAATACTTATAAATTTATCAGCCCTAAAGATTACGTTATATATAAGCTTACTGGAGAACTTTCAACTGATTACAGTTCAGCTGGAAATTTAGGTGGGGTTTTTGATATCAGGACAAAAAATTGGTCCGAAGAAATGGGAAAGATTCTAGGAATCTCCATTGATAAACTACCAGAAAAAATACTAAGATCAAAAGATATTGCAGGTTATTTAAAGCAGGATATGGCAAAACTTACTGGTTTAAAAGAAGGCACTCCCATAATCTCTGGGGGAATAGATGCGCCAATGGCACAATTAAGCGCTGGGGTATTGAACGAAGGAGAACATGTCTTTATGGCAGGGACTTCCACGTGTTGGGGAACTCTGTTGTACGATAAAAAACCCACCACTCCCCAATTAGTAAATTACCCTTACGTTGTCGATGAAGATCATTTACTCTACACGTTTGGTGGAAGTGCCACAACCGGTGCGTTAGTAAATTGGTTTATAGATGAATTTGGTCAAATGGAAAAAACTTTTGGTGAACAATCTGGCTATTCTCCTTATGAACTTTTAGAAATGAAGGCAAAAAAAGTACCTTTGGGGAGCGAAGGCCTCTTAGCATTACCATATTTCATGGGAGAACGATCCCCTATATGGGACCCTGATGCAAGAGGGGTTATTTTTGGAATCACTTTATATCACAAAAAACCACATATTTATAGGGCTCTCATGGAATCCGCTGCTTTCTCACTAAGACATAACATGCAAACCGCAAAAGAATCAGGTATAAAACTAAATCCAGACTGCTGGATAGTAGGAGGAGTAGCCAATTCTGACCTTTGGACTAAGATCTTTGCAGATGTTACAGGCTACAACATGATCAAATTATCCGACAACATTGAAGCACCATTGGGAGATGCTTTTCTCGTTGGACTTGGCACGGGGATATTCAAAAAACCTGAGGAAATCAAAAATTGGATAAAGATAGAAACAACCGTGAATACAAATAAAGACAGTTTCGATAAATACGAAGAGTATTACAAATTGTTTTTAGAACTATATAACAATACTAAAGAAATAATGCATAAAATTGCCAAATTATAA
- a CDS encoding L-fucose/L-arabinose isomerase family protein produces the protein MVDKKKPTIGVLGIMQELYDKTYPNIVETQSNYVKGVIKELGDIAEFKFIKPARNRKDIEEIVQTYNNDKEIDGIMIMMLTYSPGQRIVPALKKNNLPIILANIQPLPSVTKDWDMELLTYNQGIHGAQDNMNAIVRLGVNCPVVTGNWKEEEFKNFVRDWSLAAQAAKACKNIRIAVVGRMPGMGDITFDSSALLKKLGVEIVDESMGKIYSYFEKVTKKEIEDVKAENAKNFEIDPKLKEDQHDFAAKFQVAIEKFLEDNSYDGYSIYFDSVKDDGRFEQLPLMAASNLMAKGYGYGAEGDALAATVVKIGHILGNNGHFTEMYAMDFERDSVFMSHMGEGNWKVARKDKPIKLIDRFLGIGDLNNPPTVVFNVQPGEGTITSLAPLSEGNFRLVVSKGEVIDSEDYPNVEMPYFHFKPDTGVRNAMTNWLKNGGTHHQCFNIGDTTRRWELFAKIVGIEYVRV, from the coding sequence ATGGTAGATAAGAAAAAACCCACAATTGGAGTATTAGGAATTATGCAAGAACTGTATGACAAAACTTATCCTAACATAGTTGAAACTCAATCAAACTACGTTAAAGGCGTCATCAAAGAATTAGGAGATATAGCAGAATTTAAATTTATTAAGCCTGCTAGAAATAGAAAAGACATCGAAGAAATAGTCCAAACGTATAACAACGACAAAGAAATAGATGGAATTATGATTATGATGCTGACTTACAGTCCAGGTCAAAGAATTGTTCCCGCGTTAAAAAAGAATAATCTACCGATAATACTCGCAAATATCCAACCTTTACCTAGCGTGACAAAAGACTGGGATATGGAACTTTTGACTTACAACCAAGGAATACATGGGGCACAAGATAATATGAATGCAATAGTTAGATTAGGTGTCAATTGTCCAGTGGTTACAGGAAATTGGAAAGAAGAAGAATTCAAAAACTTTGTGAGGGATTGGAGTCTTGCAGCTCAAGCAGCAAAAGCTTGTAAAAATATAAGAATCGCAGTTGTTGGAAGAATGCCTGGGATGGGGGATATTACCTTTGATTCATCGGCATTGTTAAAAAAACTCGGAGTTGAAATAGTAGACGAAAGTATGGGAAAGATATATTCTTACTTTGAAAAAGTAACAAAGAAAGAGATCGAAGATGTTAAAGCAGAAAACGCAAAGAACTTTGAAATTGATCCTAAACTAAAAGAAGACCAACACGACTTTGCTGCAAAATTTCAGGTTGCCATTGAAAAGTTCCTCGAAGATAACAGCTACGATGGATACAGTATCTACTTCGATTCTGTAAAGGATGATGGAAGGTTCGAACAGTTACCGTTAATGGCTGCCTCTAACTTGATGGCAAAAGGGTATGGATATGGAGCAGAAGGGGATGCCCTTGCAGCTACGGTTGTAAAAATAGGACATATCCTAGGCAATAACGGACATTTCACAGAAATGTATGCTATGGATTTTGAAAGAGACTCCGTTTTTATGAGCCATATGGGAGAAGGTAATTGGAAAGTAGCAAGAAAAGACAAACCAATAAAACTCATAGACAGATTTTTAGGTATAGGAGATTTAAACAATCCACCAACGGTTGTATTCAACGTACAACCAGGTGAAGGAACCATAACTTCCTTAGCCCCCTTAAGCGAAGGGAATTTCAGATTAGTTGTTTCAAAAGGAGAAGTTATAGACAGTGAAGATTATCCAAATGTTGAAATGCCATATTTTCATTTCAAACCAGATACTGGAGTAAGGAATGCGATGACTAACTGGCTCAAAAACGGAGGAACTCATCACCAATGCTTTAACATCGGAGACACTACAAGGAGGTGGGAATTGTTTGCAAAAATTGTTGGTATTGAGTATGTGAGGGTATGA
- a CDS encoding sugar-binding protein, with the protein MKRFLVVLVLLVSLFAFSETFLLSPKSMNNPYWFAVENGMKDAAEALGVEAIFDAPVEVDAAEQAQKIQAYIIRGVDGIGISPNDPEAIKFVIQQALNRDIPVITFDSDSPDSGRYVYLGTNNYNAGYVAGELMGQLIDQHKPDKTTLNFAILTGGLAALNLNERIAGFKDALEEYSQKTGKEIVYVADPFPAEDDTAKAVQILTDVNKRYPNLDGWFIANASAAYVPVDTMVNALGGMEKAESLLIVAFDTLPPELELVKAGVWKGLVGQRPYDMGYLSLAILYNMSKLGVDKTLQLLPKVTNEDGSVDYIIDTGVDVVTSENVDEFYEYANKVYTKR; encoded by the coding sequence ATGAAACGTTTTTTGGTAGTTTTGGTATTATTAGTGAGTTTATTTGCATTCTCTGAAACCTTTTTACTCTCACCAAAGTCTATGAACAACCCTTATTGGTTCGCAGTAGAAAACGGTATGAAAGATGCAGCAGAAGCCTTAGGAGTTGAAGCAATATTTGATGCTCCTGTTGAAGTGGATGCAGCAGAACAAGCCCAAAAGATACAAGCGTATATTATTCGTGGTGTAGATGGGATTGGGATATCTCCTAATGACCCAGAAGCTATTAAATTTGTCATTCAACAAGCTTTGAACAGGGATATCCCGGTAATAACCTTTGATTCTGATTCACCAGATAGTGGTAGATATGTATATTTGGGAACTAACAATTACAATGCAGGATACGTTGCTGGTGAGCTTATGGGACAACTTATCGATCAACACAAACCCGATAAAACAACTTTGAATTTTGCTATTTTAACAGGTGGGTTAGCAGCACTTAACTTGAATGAGAGAATTGCAGGATTCAAGGATGCGTTGGAAGAATACTCCCAAAAAACTGGAAAAGAAATAGTCTATGTTGCTGATCCTTTCCCCGCTGAGGACGACACTGCTAAAGCTGTTCAAATTTTAACAGATGTAAATAAACGTTATCCAAATTTAGATGGATGGTTCATTGCCAATGCTTCGGCTGCATATGTTCCGGTGGATACAATGGTTAATGCTTTAGGAGGAATGGAAAAGGCAGAATCACTCCTAATAGTTGCTTTTGATACTTTACCACCAGAATTAGAGCTCGTAAAAGCAGGTGTCTGGAAGGGCCTTGTTGGTCAAAGACCTTATGACATGGGTTATTTATCTCTAGCCATTTTATACAATATGTCGAAATTGGGTGTAGACAAAACACTACAATTATTACCAAAAGTAACAAATGAAGACGGTTCAGTTGATTACATTATAGATACGGGAGTTGACGTTGTAACTTCTGAAAATGTCGATGAATTCTATGAATATGCCAATAAAGTTTATACTAAAAGATAA
- a CDS encoding alpha-N-arabinofuranosidase, producing the protein MKKAKIYIDKNFVIDKVDNRLFGSFIEHLGRAVYTGIYEPDHPKADEKGFRKDVIDLVKELNVSIVRYPGGNFVSGYNWEDGVGPKEKRPKKLELAWRSLEPNEFGTNEFMKWCKLVNTEPMMSINLGTRGTDEARNFVEYCNFPGGSYFSDLRKQHGYNDPHNIKVWCLGNEMDGPWQIGHKTALEYARLAEETAKVMKLVDPNLSLVASGSSGWHIPTFGEWEATVLEHTYDYVDFISLHAYYDNYENNIENFLAKSIDMDSYIKSAVAACDYVKGRKKTNKTIYISFDEWNVWFHSRKEDEKVEPWQIAPPLLEDVYTFEDALLVGLMLITLLKHADRVKIACLAQLVNVIAPIMTRKGGGAWRQTIFYPFMHASNFGRGTVLQPVVSVGTYDTKDFKGVPFVDAVPVFNEEKSELTIFAVNRAQDKMEFDCELKGFEDYSVIEHIILENNDLKAVNTEDNPDNVKPHNNGNARNEGGKVKANLSPLSWNVIRLKK; encoded by the coding sequence ATGAAAAAAGCAAAAATATATATAGACAAAAACTTTGTGATTGATAAAGTAGATAACAGACTTTTTGGCTCTTTTATAGAACATCTTGGTAGGGCTGTTTATACAGGTATCTATGAACCTGATCATCCTAAAGCAGATGAAAAAGGATTCAGAAAAGATGTAATAGATTTGGTTAAAGAATTAAACGTTTCTATTGTTAGGTATCCCGGAGGAAACTTCGTTTCAGGGTACAACTGGGAGGACGGAGTAGGTCCAAAAGAAAAAAGACCTAAAAAACTTGAATTAGCCTGGCGTTCCTTAGAACCAAACGAATTTGGTACCAATGAGTTTATGAAATGGTGTAAGTTAGTAAATACAGAACCAATGATGTCTATTAATTTAGGTACAAGAGGAACAGACGAAGCTAGAAATTTTGTTGAGTATTGCAACTTCCCTGGAGGAAGTTATTTCAGTGATTTAAGAAAACAACATGGATACAATGATCCACACAACATAAAAGTATGGTGCTTAGGAAATGAAATGGATGGTCCATGGCAAATTGGACACAAAACCGCCTTAGAATACGCCAGACTGGCTGAAGAAACCGCTAAAGTAATGAAATTGGTTGATCCAAATCTAAGCTTGGTTGCTTCTGGAAGCTCAGGATGGCACATCCCAACTTTTGGTGAATGGGAAGCGACCGTACTTGAGCATACTTACGATTATGTTGATTTTATTTCTTTGCATGCCTACTACGACAATTATGAAAATAACATAGAAAACTTCTTAGCAAAGTCTATTGATATGGATTCATATATAAAATCAGCTGTAGCCGCGTGTGATTACGTAAAAGGTCGAAAGAAAACTAACAAAACGATTTATATATCATTTGATGAATGGAACGTCTGGTTTCATTCAAGAAAAGAAGATGAGAAAGTTGAACCCTGGCAAATTGCTCCGCCATTACTAGAAGATGTATACACTTTTGAAGATGCTTTGTTAGTAGGTCTAATGCTAATTACGCTCCTAAAACATGCTGATAGAGTTAAGATAGCTTGTTTAGCCCAGTTGGTGAATGTAATTGCCCCTATTATGACAAGAAAAGGTGGAGGTGCATGGAGGCAAACAATATTCTATCCATTCATGCATGCTTCTAACTTCGGAAGAGGCACCGTTTTACAACCAGTCGTATCAGTTGGAACATATGATACTAAAGATTTTAAAGGTGTTCCATTTGTGGACGCAGTTCCCGTTTTTAATGAAGAGAAAAGCGAATTAACGATATTTGCAGTAAATAGGGCACAAGATAAGATGGAGTTTGATTGTGAATTAAAAGGTTTTGAAGATTATTCTGTGATAGAGCACATAATTTTAGAAAACAATGATCTTAAAGCGGTAAATACAGAAGATAATCCAGACAACGTTAAACCTCACAACAATGGAAATGCCAGAAATGAAGGAGGAAAAGTAAAAGCCAATTTGTCACCACTTTCTTGGAATGTTATTAGATTAAAGAAGTAA
- a CDS encoding glycoside hydrolase family 127 protein, with the protein MDETKIINFTDSSKNKLTPCSISSVKIKGFMNDYLETMLKVTIPSQYELLESTGRIDNFRIASGKKEGSFKGLVFNDSDVYKWLEAASYALLFTNDDDLKEKIDNTIKEVKDAQEDDGYLNTYFMFERKKERWTDLATKHELYCAGHLIQAAIAHKRVTGEDTLFDVAIKFADLIVDTFGPDKKRGAPGHPEIEMALVELYRETKNQKYLNLAKCFLEERGNGYASTYRFFNPEYYIDHKPFKELDEMTGHAVRMLYLCTGATDIHLETGDEEIFSTIERLWENLVTKKMYITGGAGSRYEGESFGEDYELPNRRAYTETCAAIASYMWNYRMFLATGEAKYVDLMELVLYNGLLSGISIDGKHYFYVNPLEDRRKKRRQPWYECACCPPNIARTLTSFPGYIYATSDEGIYINLYENSQANIIYKEKEVKITQETDYPWDGKIRIIVSTEVIDPFSLFLRIPSWANVFDITVDGEKLNKNLEKGFLKIFKPWKGPHEIILNLPMDINFVESHPFVRENLDKVALKRGPMVYCIEKADNKEGDVWNYQIDLNEKIEPENYQINSKRVIKLKAKGFYEDLRNWEGKLYSQTGRIKGAKKKIDINLIPYFAWANREEGPMAVWIRK; encoded by the coding sequence ATGGATGAAACAAAGATAATAAATTTTACAGACTCATCAAAGAATAAATTGACGCCTTGTTCCATAAGTTCAGTAAAAATAAAGGGGTTCATGAATGATTATTTGGAAACAATGTTGAAAGTTACTATTCCTTCGCAGTACGAATTATTAGAAAGTACCGGTAGAATAGATAACTTTAGAATAGCTTCGGGTAAAAAAGAAGGTTCTTTTAAAGGGTTAGTTTTTAACGATTCAGATGTATATAAATGGCTTGAAGCTGCTTCTTATGCTTTGCTGTTCACTAACGACGATGATTTAAAAGAAAAGATTGATAACACAATCAAAGAAGTAAAAGACGCTCAAGAAGATGATGGCTATTTGAATACTTATTTTATGTTTGAAAGAAAAAAAGAGAGATGGACGGATCTCGCAACAAAACATGAACTTTATTGTGCCGGGCATTTAATTCAAGCTGCGATAGCTCATAAAAGGGTTACAGGTGAGGATACATTATTTGATGTAGCTATAAAATTTGCAGATTTAATTGTAGACACCTTCGGTCCAGATAAAAAACGTGGTGCACCAGGCCATCCAGAAATTGAAATGGCTCTAGTTGAGTTGTATCGTGAAACAAAGAACCAAAAATATTTAAACCTTGCTAAATGTTTTTTGGAAGAAAGAGGGAATGGGTATGCGAGTACTTATCGCTTTTTCAACCCAGAGTACTATATAGATCACAAGCCATTTAAAGAATTAGACGAGATGACGGGCCATGCTGTTAGAATGTTGTACCTTTGTACCGGTGCAACGGACATTCACTTAGAAACAGGAGATGAAGAAATTTTCTCTACCATAGAAAGACTTTGGGAGAACTTGGTAACAAAAAAGATGTACATTACGGGAGGAGCTGGCTCTCGATATGAAGGCGAATCTTTTGGGGAAGATTATGAATTACCTAATAGAAGAGCATACACAGAAACATGTGCCGCAATAGCTTCATATATGTGGAATTATAGAATGTTCTTAGCTACGGGTGAAGCCAAATATGTAGATCTAATGGAGTTGGTTTTGTACAATGGTTTACTTTCAGGAATTTCTATAGATGGCAAACATTATTTCTATGTAAATCCTTTAGAAGACAGGAGAAAAAAGAGAAGACAACCTTGGTACGAATGTGCATGTTGTCCTCCAAATATAGCAAGAACATTAACCTCTTTCCCTGGTTATATTTATGCAACTTCTGATGAAGGAATATACATAAACTTGTACGAAAACAGTCAAGCAAATATAATTTACAAAGAAAAAGAAGTCAAAATTACACAAGAAACGGATTATCCATGGGATGGAAAAATAAGGATAATTGTTTCTACAGAAGTTATTGATCCATTTTCTTTATTTTTAAGAATTCCTTCATGGGCGAACGTTTTTGATATAACTGTGGATGGAGAAAAATTAAACAAGAATTTAGAGAAAGGCTTTTTGAAAATATTCAAACCTTGGAAAGGTCCCCATGAAATAATTTTAAATTTACCGATGGATATAAATTTTGTAGAAAGTCATCCATTTGTGAGGGAAAACTTAGACAAAGTAGCTTTGAAAAGAGGACCTATGGTTTATTGTATTGAAAAAGCAGATAACAAAGAAGGAGATGTGTGGAATTATCAAATCGATTTAAATGAAAAAATCGAACCAGAAAATTATCAAATAAATTCAAAAAGAGTGATAAAATTAAAAGCAAAAGGATTCTATGAGGATTTACGGAATTGGGAGGGAAAGTTGTACTCACAAACTGGAAGAATAAAAGGAGCAAAAAAGAAAATCGATATTAATCTAATTCCATATTTTGCCTGGGCAAATAGAGAAGAAGGACCAATGGCAGTTTGGATCAGGAAATAA